tgtatgtgtgtgtagacaCACTAGTCACTCTGCGCCTGGGCGTCTCTGTGCAGTGTGGGGACTTGGGTCTGTGGTGTATGTACCCACAGTACATCAGTGTGCAGGGGGAACGGGGTAGTTCTGCTGTGGGATCAGGAATTCTACAAGCCAGGTGGGGCCTGTCGGGGGAGCACCAGATCTGCCTGAGGGAGGACTCCCTCATCAGCTCCAGCTGAGTATGGCTGTGAGGGAATGGGGGCTAGGTGGTCAGATTCTTTCCTTTGGCAAGAGAAGCCAGGCATCCAAGGTTTAAAgtgtaaaatgttcattgcagcactatttacaatagccaggacgtgggaccaacctaagtgtccattgacagatgaatggataaagaagatgtggcacatatatacaatggaatattactcagccataaaaagaaatgaaattgagttatttgtagtgaggtgcatgaatctagagtctgtcatacagagtgaagtaagtcagaaagagaaaaacaaataccgtatgcaaatgcatatatatggaatctaaaaaaaaacggggggtactgatgaacctagatgcagggcaggaataaagaggtagacatagagaatggactcgaggatatggggtgggagggcaaagctgaggcaaagtgagagtagcatcgacatatatacactaaatgtaaaatagttggctggtgggaagcagcagcatagcacagggagatcagttcagtgctttgcgatgacctacaGGGGTAgcatagggaggatgggagggaggctcaagagggaggggatatggggcatgtgtatgcatatggctgattcgctttgttgtgcaacagaaactaacacagtatagtaaagcaattatactccaataaagatctgtttaaaaaaataaattaaaaaataaagtgtaaaatcttttgctttttatatattgGCAACTGCCTCGCCAAAAACCAGATGAACAGACcagaaacaaagagaagcaaAACTTCTATGAGCCAAATATGGCCCATGGGCTGTAAGCTGGTATCCTTTGGCACAtgtgctgtctgtctgtctgtgtgggTGTGTATTCAGGTACTTGGGTATGGTGTCTCCTCTCTGAGCAGAGAGTACCCCCTTACCTGCTCCTCTCCCAGCTCCCCTTCTGTGGTCCGCATCCAGGCCCTCCCATCTTCTATTTACATAAAGGCATTTGGCCTTGACCTCAGTCATGGCTCTCAGATATGCTCCTTTCTCTTTGCCCTCTCAGCTTCCATGCCTCCCCTGACCACGCTGGGTTCCTCCCTGGACCCCTGGCCTccactctcctccttccccatcctgtCTGTCCTCCATGCAGCAGCCAGAGAGAGCTTTCCCAAACCTAGGCAATGTTAGCCCTCCCATCCCCAACACCTCGCCTCCCTGGCTCCTTGGCCTGGTTTTCAGAGTCCTTAGCGAGTTGGTCCCAGCTGACCTCCAAGGCACCCCTTCTCCCTCTTCAGAATTCACTTGTCCCCTCTCACTGCTGGGAGATTTCCCACTCATCCTCTGAGGTTTGGCTCAAATGCCACCAACTCCTAGAAGCTTCCCTaactttctcctctttgttcttaCGACCACCTTCATCTctaccccttcccctgcccccagtcATTCTCACTTCATCACAACAGTGTCCATTAATTGAACCGGCAGAGGCCTTAAATGCCTTATTTTATGAAATCCTCACATCATCCCTATGAGGGAGACATTTGGCTTATTcacatttaacagatgagaaaattgagtctGGAAAGGTCACCTCACTTGCCTAAGCTCAAGTGGTGACGCTGCGATTAGAACCTATCTACTGTATTTAAATTCCCTCCATCATAATAATAGCTCATTGCTGATACTTACTGAGGACTTACTATTCTGAGCACTTTATATGGATTAACTCAATCCCTATATCAGCCCTGTTAAGTAGGGAGTGGTAGTATTAGTGTCATTTAATGTAGagggaaacaggcccagagaggatACGGGAATTGCCCAAAGCCACATGCCCGCCAGTGGTGAGGCAGGATCCTAGCGCGGATAGGGTCTCACTGCTCTGTCATTGTCTTAtccccctgccttcccctctgGCTGGCgggctgcccccccaccccacccccgccaccgccGGTGGAAACTGGGCCTGACTCACCTTCACATCTCTCGGGGCCTTCTGTGATGTCTGGCACCAGCAGGCTCTCAGTAGAGGTTTGCTAAATTCCACTgactttctgttttctctcctagCTGCCAAGAGGCCAAGGGATGAGCTGGGGCCCGCCTTCTCAATGGCATCTCcccctggtctggaactgaagaCACTGAGAAATGGTCCCCAGGTCCCAAGGAGACCAGCTCCTCTGGGTCCAGCGGCCCCACgcagggagggtgtggagaatgcCTGCTTCTTTTCGGAGGAGCGCGAGACTCATTTCCAGAACCCTGGGGATGCCAGACTGGgcagctcccccagcccccttgAGGGCGCCCCCTCCTGGCCCCGATCCCAGAGGGACGACGTGTCCCTGCGTTCAGAGGaggggccaggcctggagcctgtgagccgccCGGTGGACTACGGCTTCGTTTCCGCTCTGGTTTTCCTGGTGAGCGGCATCCTCCTGGTGGTGACCGCGTACGCCATCCCCCGAGAGGCCCGTGTCAACCCGGACACAGTGTCAGCACGGGAGATGGAACGACTAGAAATGTACTATGCGCGCCTGGGCTCACACCTGGACAAGTGCATCATTGCAGGCCTGGGGCTGCTCACAGTGGGAGGCATGCTCTTGTCTGTGCTGCTGATGGTCTCCCTGTGCAAGGGGGAGCTGTACCGCCGGCCGAACTTCGTCCCTGGCAGGGGCTCCAGGAAGACCTATGGCTCCATTAACCTGCGCATGAGACAGCTCAGTGGGGATGGGAGCCAGGCCCTGGTGGAGAACGAAGTCGTCCAGGTCTCGGAGACCAGCCGCACCCTCCAGGGGTCTTAAGTAAGAGCCCACCCTATCTGGCTGCTTCAGCTTCAGGGCTACAAGGCCCCCGAGTCTGGGGTTTTGGACTGAGCTCCACATAGGGCCCCGTGGAAGGAGTCCGGGGTGCTGGAGGAGGAGCTTGGGTCCTGGCCCAGGCTTCTCTTGGGAGAGCTGCCCCCGATCTGTTTTGTAGCTTGAGGTTTTGCATAAGGTTTTGTTTGAAGGATGGCTTCTGCTGCTAAAAATACAAAAGTTTGGAAACTGCTGCCCTTGGAGGATGAGTTTCTTGGCCTGCCTGAGGATGGAGAGCTGCCTGAAAGGCTGCTCATCCTGTTCCCCGTGCCTTGGGGAATTCTGGCTTCTCTGCCGTCCTCATCAGCCGTGTATGGGTGTTGGGCAAACTTGGCTTTGAGCCCTGACTGTCTAAGGTGGGAGGTGGCTTCATGATGAGAGGAGAAGGCAGCCCTGGGACGACCTCCCCACTCCAGGCCTCAGTCCCCCTGACTGTGAGGTGAGAGGGATGGCCCCTCCAGTTCTGCCCTAGGAATTCCTATGTGGCATGGAAGCCCAGTTTCTGCATCTGGCCACTCTTTCAGGGGACGAGAGTGTCTGGCAGGTGCTGACCATTCTGTGTGCCATTTTCCAACCCAGTGTTGGTGGCCACCACTGTCACACAGCCAGCATCTCACTCTGTCCTGTTAAAGGACCCCCTAAGTCCTCAGGTTAGACTGGGCTAAATCCAGAGTTTGCTACAGCCTGGTCTTGGTCTTGAGATTGAATTACCTGCTGTGACTAGATCTTAGCACACATTTTACAAAGTCATGTACACAGTTTTCACTAACTCCCTGGACAAGGGCGAGGGGATCTTTCAAACAGGAAAGGGTAGGGGCTTTGTTGTATTTCTGTGGACACAGTGTGGGCCTTCATTACCTCCCCTTCCTCAGTAGTATGTCTCTTAGGCCTGACCTTATTCtggtaacagaaacaaaaaatttttttaatgctgaatttGTAACTTCCTTCCCCAACTCCCCTAGCTGTAAAGTGCAGCCCCAATTTATTTGGGGAGAAATCAGGCACATTCTGGTGGCCTGAAAATTCTAGCCACATTGATCACGTTTGTTCTGCTTCTCTTGTCGAGTGTTTCCAGGCTCTGTCCAGATTCTCTTTAAACTACTGACAAAGAAAGGAAGTGGACCCTAGAGGGCAAGGAGATAAAGGTGTTTGAGGACTGGGGGAGGGCATCGTCCATTCTGAAAGGCCCTAGAGGGCTTTGAGAGTACGTGCCTTCTAGGCCACTGGTATGAAAACTCTCAAGGGGTCATTTCTGTGAGCCTCCGACCCATGCAGGTCCTATGTACTCCATCTCAGTTGGCCATGTGGGACATTGATCCTAACTGACTCTTCAGGGTGGGAGGATAGGGTGGGCATGGGGTCTGTAGGCTAGAGCAGCCCTGATTATCTGTAACCTGAGCCTTCAGTCCGGTGAGTTGAACATCTGGGCAGTGTAACATAATAGCTTCTATGACGGATCAAATATCTGCTCCTGCTGGCAGGTTTTGCCAGGAgtagggggctgggggagggctggaggggacAAAGGCTATTCAGCTTGGCCTGCCAGGTTCTGTTCCTGGTGTTTAAGAGGTGTGGTTTGAAAAGGACAAAGCCTCAAGATGGTGAAAGATTCACAAGTCAAGGCTCCAAGCGAGGAGTGGAGGCAGAAAGTGGCATGGGCCATTCTAGGTAGTAGAATTGAACATCCCAAATGATGGGCCTTTCATAtccataatgataataat
The DNA window shown above is from Kogia breviceps isolate mKogBre1 chromosome 14, mKogBre1 haplotype 1, whole genome shotgun sequence and carries:
- the TMEM74B gene encoding transmembrane protein 74B — its product is MASPPGLELKTLRNGPQVPRRPAPLGPAAPRREGVENACFFSEERETHFQNPGDARLGSSPSPLEGAPSWPRSQRDDVSLRSEEGPGLEPVSRPVDYGFVSALVFLVSGILLVVTAYAIPREARVNPDTVSAREMERLEMYYARLGSHLDKCIIAGLGLLTVGGMLLSVLLMVSLCKGELYRRPNFVPGRGSRKTYGSINLRMRQLSGDGSQALVENEVVQVSETSRTLQGS